One window of Centropristis striata isolate RG_2023a ecotype Rhode Island chromosome 21, C.striata_1.0, whole genome shotgun sequence genomic DNA carries:
- the nubp2 gene encoding cytosolic Fe-S cluster assembly factor nubp2, whose protein sequence is MEQNNDGNLAQVQHVVLVLSGKGGVGKSTITTELALALRHAGKKVGILDVDLCGPSIPRMLSVGRTDVHQCDSGWVPVYTDAEKSLALMSIGFLLEDPDEAVVWRGPKKNAMIAQFVSDVAWGELDVLLVDTPPGTSDEHLAVLENLKKHRVDGAVLVTTPQAVSTGDVRREITFCKKTGVRILGIVENMSGFVCPHCSECSNIFSKGGGEELAKLTGSPFLGCVPLDPLLSTSIEEGKDFIQSFPNSATFSAISSISQTLLNSLQTA, encoded by the exons ATGGAGCAAAATAATG ATGGAAATTTGGCCCAGGTCCAGCATGTTGTGTTAGTCCTGTCGGGGAAGGGTGGTGTGGGCAAAAGCACCATCACCACAGAGTTAGCACTGGCTCTCAGGCATGCTGGTAAAAAG GTTGGCATCCTGGATGTTGACCTGTGTGGGCCCAGTATTCCCCGCATGCTGAGTGTGGGCCGGACTGACGTGCACCAGTGTGACTCAGGATGGGTGCCTGTCTACACAGATGCAGAGAAGAGCCTTGCCCTGATGTCCATCGGCTTCCTGCTGGAGGACCCAGATGAAGCAGTGGTGTGGAGGGGGCCCAAAAAAAACG CTATGATTGCCCAGTTTGTGTCAGATGTTGCATGGGGGGAACTGGATGTGCTGCTGGTGGACACACCGCCAGGAACGTCTGATGAGCATTTGGCAGTGCTAGAGAACCTTAAAAAACACAGAGTGGATGGAGCCGTTTTGGTCACCACACCCCAG GCAGTATCAACCGGGGACGTGAGGAGGGAGATCACCTTCTGTAAGAAGACCGGTGTACGGATCCTGGGCATCGTCGAGAACATGAGTGGATTTGTTTGTCCCCACTGCTCT GAATGCAGCAATATTTTCTCAAAAGGTGGCGGTGAAGAGTTAGCCAAGCTGACTGGATCCCCATTTCTCG GCTGTGTGCCCTTGGATCCTCTGCTCAGCACCAGCATAGAGGAGGGCAAAGACTTCATCCAGTCATTTCCAAACAGTGCCACCTTCAGTGCAATCAGCAGCATTTCTCAGACTCTACTCAACAGCCTCCAAACTGCTTGA